A single genomic interval of Shewanella psychropiezotolerans harbors:
- a CDS encoding dihydrodipicolinate synthase family protein, which produces MMNRTLELTGIIGYPITPFSNVTGKVNILQLQSIIDGLISSGSSAIAALGSAGEGAYLDTAEWEETALATIHHVADRVPVIIGISELTSSDAVARAVFADKAGAKTVMVSPMSYYKLSEDEIFDHYQAISDAISVPIMVYNNPSTSGIDMSPEFMCKMVNSITNVTMVKESSGDIRRMHQLHMLSNGTLPFYNGCNYLALEAINAGAKGWCSAAPILIGDLPKQLFDSIKSGDNDMARKLFYQQITFLEFIVKQGLAASIKVGLKLQGTDVGSPRLPLKDLPAREHEVLRRILVDLNRFN; this is translated from the coding sequence ATGATGAATAGAACTCTCGAACTGACCGGGATCATAGGTTATCCCATCACCCCATTCTCAAACGTCACAGGCAAGGTTAATATTTTGCAGCTGCAAAGCATCATAGATGGATTAATCTCGTCGGGTTCGAGTGCCATTGCAGCATTGGGCAGTGCCGGAGAAGGGGCGTATCTGGATACTGCCGAATGGGAAGAAACGGCGTTAGCCACCATACATCATGTGGCGGATCGGGTGCCCGTCATCATAGGCATTTCTGAGCTGACCTCGTCCGATGCCGTCGCTCGGGCAGTATTTGCCGATAAGGCGGGGGCGAAAACCGTCATGGTATCGCCTATGTCGTATTACAAGCTGAGTGAAGATGAGATATTTGATCATTACCAGGCCATATCGGATGCGATTTCGGTGCCTATCATGGTCTATAACAATCCGTCGACCAGTGGCATAGACATGTCGCCGGAATTTATGTGCAAGATGGTTAACAGCATAACTAATGTCACCATGGTTAAGGAAAGCAGTGGTGACATTCGCAGGATGCATCAACTCCATATGCTCTCTAATGGCACGCTACCGTTTTATAATGGCTGTAACTATCTTGCCCTAGAGGCGATTAATGCCGGGGCCAAAGGCTGGTGCAGTGCGGCACCGATACTAATAGGCGATCTGCCTAAGCAATTGTTCGACAGCATCAAGAGTGGCGACAATGACATGGCAAGAAAGCTCTTCTACCAACAGATCACTTTTCTGGAGTTTATCGTTAAGCAAGGCTTGGCCGCGAGTATCAAAGTTGGCTTGAAACTTCAGGGAACCGATGTGGGGTCGCCTAGATTACCGCTAAAGGACTTACCGGCGAGAGAACATGAGGTCTTAAGAAGAATTCTGGTAGACCTAAATCGATTCAATTAA
- a CDS encoding sensor domain-containing diguanylate cyclase, with the protein MLQTRELHAVDIMIDQQLQQLAISNYDYAVWDESYEFIQYPTRAFITENFLDDTFTSLKIDGAIFVGKNKKIQWERGFDYVEKRALSVEPLDVVTAEIVNITYPTSSQTDAVPQKMGFISTNYGPVMFASSQLRQSDRSGQQVGMLLFIRKVRLSLIHQLADFSQLSITQGDINAQQNIDHIPDISAPIGDAAFSLTRQRVIKDITGKAIIILNIRHINNDPPPFFNHTLQIILVVLITIPFILQWIVNLMFIRPITIGITNIVNMIYRGELTPLKGESNILEIQKLITSFNQLVNIVNQQKEDLEVLALKDALTGIANRRAFENHLSLSWSLTQRNALPLAIVMVDIDFFKHYNDNLGHQAGDAAIQQVATTLSQHLVRNDDMVARYGGEEFAIILINTDISHVQSMMSRLLLAVRHLAISHPGSSVSSHLTISLGAAVTTQFECTSVDELLLHADQALYQAKSAGRNNAMLWGS; encoded by the coding sequence ATGTTACAAACACGGGAATTACACGCGGTAGACATCATGATCGACCAACAATTACAACAGCTGGCGATCAGTAATTATGACTATGCTGTTTGGGATGAAAGCTATGAATTCATCCAATACCCCACCCGTGCATTCATTACTGAGAACTTCCTGGACGATACCTTCACCTCATTGAAAATTGACGGTGCTATTTTTGTCGGGAAAAACAAAAAAATACAGTGGGAGCGCGGGTTTGATTATGTCGAAAAGCGTGCCCTGAGTGTTGAACCCTTGGATGTGGTGACAGCTGAAATCGTCAATATAACCTATCCTACGTCCTCTCAAACTGACGCAGTTCCGCAAAAAATGGGGTTTATTAGCACCAATTATGGTCCGGTTATGTTTGCCTCAAGCCAACTCAGGCAGTCAGATCGTTCCGGTCAACAGGTCGGCATGCTCTTGTTTATCCGTAAAGTCAGGCTGTCACTTATACATCAACTAGCGGATTTTTCTCAACTGAGCATCACTCAGGGAGACATAAATGCACAGCAAAACATCGATCACATTCCAGATATATCGGCACCAATAGGCGATGCCGCCTTTAGCCTTACCAGGCAGAGGGTGATAAAAGATATCACCGGAAAAGCAATAATCATATTGAATATAAGACATATAAATAATGATCCCCCGCCTTTTTTTAATCACACGCTGCAGATCATATTAGTAGTGCTCATAACGATACCGTTTATACTTCAATGGATTGTTAATTTAATGTTTATTAGACCAATAACAATAGGCATCACTAATATTGTTAACATGATATATCGTGGTGAACTTACCCCATTAAAAGGGGAGTCTAATATTTTAGAGATTCAAAAACTGATCACCAGTTTCAACCAACTCGTTAATATTGTTAACCAGCAAAAAGAAGATCTTGAAGTTTTAGCGCTTAAAGATGCGCTGACTGGGATAGCTAACAGACGGGCTTTTGAGAACCACCTATCGTTAAGCTGGTCTCTGACTCAGCGCAATGCACTTCCTCTGGCCATAGTGATGGTTGATATCGATTTTTTTAAACACTATAACGATAACCTGGGTCATCAAGCTGGAGATGCTGCGATTCAGCAGGTGGCGACCACGTTATCACAACACCTGGTCCGTAATGATGATATGGTCGCCAGATACGGAGGTGAAGAGTTTGCGATCATATTAATCAACACAGACATCTCTCATGTGCAAAGTATGATGAGCAGGCTACTTCTCGCGGTGAGACATCTGGCCATCTCACACCCAGGGTCCTCGGTATCTTCCCACTTGACTATCAGCCTTGGCGCGGCAGTCACGACTCAATTTGAGTGTACCTCAGTAGATGAATTACTCCTGCATGCAGATCAAGCGCTCTACCAGGCAAAATCAGCAGGACGAAACAACGCCATGTTATGGGGATCATGA
- a CDS encoding substrate-binding domain-containing protein: MFIVLTILPLFSASAKDLRFAVVPKFYGVFFDQSKKGCKDAASQIEGVECVYLGPEKASVRIQDKIIEQLIDEGIDGIAVAVTQSKFLAENSLQKAKQAGIPVITYDSDFNDLTLEKYKNLRLAYIGTNNFELGMALGEQLKTLRPNGGTLIIQSGRPDSPNLNLRMMGIRSALSGKRYARPPGKLLINDHGWTEVREPFFNFDQLTRAVKQMESVLKGRPIQADSFIAVGGWSQNDEALYRKMMVPYKGKLNRKELVIVMSDASPSQLVMLRDHLAHANVGQSPYEMGRQAILTLLKIVKKQRYEEVIHTPLNFCTPDNYDTCTKSL, from the coding sequence ATGTTTATCGTATTAACCATCTTGCCATTATTTTCAGCGAGTGCAAAAGACCTTAGGTTTGCTGTTGTTCCAAAGTTTTATGGTGTTTTTTTTGATCAAAGTAAAAAGGGTTGTAAAGACGCTGCCAGCCAAATAGAAGGAGTAGAATGCGTTTATCTTGGGCCTGAAAAAGCAAGTGTAAGAATACAAGACAAGATTATAGAGCAACTGATCGATGAAGGTATAGATGGTATCGCAGTAGCCGTTACACAATCCAAATTTCTCGCAGAAAACAGCCTACAAAAAGCTAAACAAGCAGGAATTCCTGTTATTACCTATGACTCTGATTTTAACGATCTTACCCTGGAAAAGTATAAGAATTTACGTTTAGCGTATATAGGAACAAACAATTTTGAGCTTGGTATGGCTTTAGGAGAACAATTAAAAACATTACGGCCCAATGGAGGAACACTTATTATTCAATCCGGACGACCAGATTCTCCAAATTTGAACCTGAGAATGATGGGCATACGTAGCGCACTTTCAGGAAAAAGATATGCAAGGCCTCCAGGAAAATTACTCATAAACGATCATGGATGGACTGAAGTTCGAGAACCTTTTTTTAATTTTGACCAGCTTACTCGGGCAGTTAAACAGATGGAGTCAGTGCTGAAAGGAAGGCCAATACAGGCAGACTCCTTTATTGCTGTTGGTGGTTGGTCTCAGAATGATGAAGCCCTCTATCGTAAAATGATGGTTCCGTACAAAGGGAAACTTAATAGGAAGGAGCTGGTAATTGTTATGTCTGACGCGTCTCCCTCTCAGTTAGTCATGTTACGTGACCATCTTGCTCATGCAAATGTTGGTCAAAGCCCCTATGAAATGGGCAGACAAGCAATTTTAACACTTCTTAAAATTGTGAAAAAACAAAGATATGAGGAAGTCATCCATACTCCTTTGAATTTTTGTACACCAGATAACTATGATACTTGTACTAAAAGCTTATAA
- a CDS encoding flavin-containing monooxygenase produces the protein MKEFIIIGAGQSGLSMAYNLSKNNKDYLILDANEHIGAPWLKRWDSLKLFTPTEYNHLPGMLFPFPKGYYPNKYEVADYLKSYVEKFSIPIEFNQRITSVKKVNGIFEIISATGRYQAKQIIIATGPFHTPYTPPCHADIADNIIQLHSEHYKNPEQLQDGDCLVVGAGDSGVQILSEIAETGRTVHFSGTDKITAIPQSFLGKTLWWWFTKIGFLSVTRFSKIGQWLSKGVQPVIGTDVKTLLAKKNVIHMGRTLSADQTSIKFQKGSISSIKNIIWATGFKPNFFWIENITFDEMNYPSNYRGISDDVDGLYFIGLPWLYTRGSATLGGVWRDAEYLMMRILKNQKDDRDLVTEASPYRPNTPCVVDAVVEGVRKEVATLK, from the coding sequence ATGAAAGAATTTATCATTATTGGCGCAGGGCAGTCTGGACTGTCTATGGCATATAATTTATCGAAAAATAATAAAGATTACCTAATTTTAGACGCCAATGAGCACATTGGTGCGCCTTGGTTAAAACGCTGGGATTCGTTAAAGTTGTTTACCCCTACAGAATATAACCATCTTCCGGGGATGTTATTTCCATTTCCTAAAGGGTATTACCCCAATAAATATGAAGTGGCAGACTATTTAAAAAGTTATGTTGAAAAATTTTCTATACCCATTGAATTTAATCAAAGAATCACCTCAGTCAAAAAAGTTAATGGTATTTTTGAAATAATCAGTGCAACGGGTCGTTATCAGGCCAAACAGATCATTATTGCCACGGGTCCCTTCCATACGCCATACACCCCCCCTTGCCACGCCGATATCGCTGATAATATTATTCAATTACACAGTGAACACTACAAAAACCCCGAACAGCTGCAAGATGGCGACTGTTTAGTCGTCGGAGCCGGAGATTCAGGGGTACAAATTTTATCAGAAATTGCAGAGACTGGACGTACCGTGCATTTCTCTGGAACCGATAAAATCACGGCGATACCACAATCATTCTTAGGCAAAACCTTATGGTGGTGGTTCACAAAAATAGGCTTTTTATCGGTGACACGTTTTAGCAAAATTGGTCAATGGTTGAGTAAAGGTGTGCAACCGGTTATAGGTACCGACGTGAAGACACTGCTGGCCAAAAAGAATGTGATCCATATGGGGAGAACATTATCGGCCGACCAGACAAGTATAAAGTTTCAAAAAGGCAGCATCAGCAGTATCAAAAATATTATCTGGGCGACAGGGTTTAAACCCAACTTTTTCTGGATTGAAAATATCACTTTTGATGAGATGAACTACCCAAGTAATTATCGTGGGATCAGTGATGATGTCGATGGATTGTACTTTATTGGACTTCCTTGGTTATATACCCGAGGCTCAGCAACCTTAGGTGGGGTGTGGAGAGATGCAGAATATTTGATGATGCGTATCCTGAAAAACCAGAAAGATGATCGCGACCTTGTCACCGAAGCCTCACCATATCGACCAAATACTCCATGTGTTGTTGATGCGGTTGTTGAAGGTGTAAGAAAAGAGGTTGCAACGCTGAAATAG
- the aspA gene encoding aspartate ammonia-lyase translates to MTVMYTSFAEGTRSETDLLGSKEIPNDAYYGIHTLRAIENFNISNEKIGDCVEFVRGMVKTKKAAAMANAELGTIPSDIAESIIKACDTLLATDEYYAQFPVDAFQGGAGTSVNMNTNEVLANIALEQLGQAKGAYSHINPNDHVNKSQSTNDAYPTGFRVALFERTNTVLEVLSLLIDTFLAKSEEFSDVLKMGRTQLQDAVPMTLGQEFRAFGITLKEEIKSIRRCQELLLEINLGATAIGTGLNTPDGYSALAIAKLAEITGHAFVPAEDLVEATSDCGAYVMLSSALKRFAIKLSKICNDLRLLSSGPRTGFNEINLPEMQAGSSIMPAKVNPVIPEVVNQVAFKVCGNDLTITMAAEAGQLQLNVMEPVIGQCLFESLSLLENACLSLNDKCIKGITANREVCQEFVLNSIGIITYLNPFIGHHEGDIIGKICAETGKNVREVVLERGLLSEEQIDEIFSIENLMNPKYKAQRFTK, encoded by the coding sequence ATGACAGTAATGTACACAAGCTTCGCAGAAGGCACACGTTCAGAAACCGACCTATTAGGCTCTAAAGAGATCCCCAATGACGCTTACTACGGCATTCATACCCTAAGAGCGATAGAAAACTTTAACATTAGTAATGAGAAAATTGGCGATTGTGTCGAATTTGTCCGTGGCATGGTCAAAACCAAGAAAGCGGCGGCCATGGCCAATGCCGAACTCGGTACCATACCCAGTGACATCGCCGAGTCCATTATCAAGGCCTGTGATACCTTGCTGGCTACCGATGAGTATTACGCGCAATTTCCGGTAGATGCTTTTCAGGGCGGTGCGGGTACATCGGTCAACATGAACACCAATGAGGTCCTTGCCAATATTGCCCTGGAGCAACTTGGTCAGGCTAAAGGTGCCTACAGTCATATCAATCCCAACGATCATGTAAACAAGAGTCAAAGCACCAATGATGCGTATCCGACGGGGTTTCGGGTTGCTCTGTTTGAGCGCACCAACACAGTGCTTGAAGTGTTATCTCTACTGATCGATACCTTCCTCGCTAAGTCAGAAGAGTTTAGTGATGTGTTGAAGATGGGTCGTACTCAACTGCAAGACGCAGTACCCATGACCTTAGGGCAGGAGTTTCGCGCTTTTGGCATCACCCTTAAAGAAGAGATCAAAAGCATCAGGCGTTGTCAGGAGCTATTGCTAGAGATTAACTTAGGTGCGACGGCGATTGGTACCGGGCTCAACACCCCCGATGGATACTCGGCTTTGGCCATCGCTAAACTCGCCGAGATCACAGGTCATGCTTTTGTGCCCGCCGAAGACTTAGTCGAAGCAACATCAGACTGTGGCGCCTATGTAATGCTATCGAGCGCATTGAAGCGCTTCGCAATTAAGCTGTCTAAGATCTGTAACGATTTACGCTTGTTGTCATCGGGACCGCGTACCGGTTTTAATGAGATAAACTTGCCAGAGATGCAGGCGGGTTCGTCCATCATGCCGGCTAAAGTGAACCCTGTGATCCCGGAAGTGGTTAATCAGGTGGCCTTCAAGGTCTGTGGCAATGATCTGACCATCACAATGGCTGCAGAAGCGGGGCAGTTACAGCTGAACGTCATGGAGCCAGTGATAGGCCAATGTCTGTTCGAATCTCTGTCACTGCTGGAAAATGCCTGTTTATCTCTGAACGACAAGTGTATTAAAGGCATCACGGCAAATCGTGAAGTCTGTCAGGAATTTGTGCTTAACTCTATCGGTATCATTACCTACCTTAACCCTTTCATCGGTCATCATGAAGGCGACATCATAGGAAAAATTTGCGCTGAAACGGGTAAGAATGTCCGTGAAGTCGTCTTGGAAAGAGGTCTACTCAGCGAAGAACAAATCGATGAAATATTTTCAATCGAGAACCTGATGAATCCTAAATACAAGGCTCAACGTTTCACTAAATAA
- a CDS encoding protein-disulfide isomerase produces MTQELFTELPISDPETPFSENSSKDLYFIFDSHCPWSYGATPLVNALHEAYPEMNIHLLHSAHYNGTDSAGEEQMEEVAKLTGLKFGRDHIRYVNSPKSSLKTANLMGWMQSKQPKKVLAVLNALQRAHFIEGNPLDTKHDFNDVVEKFKLSPSNKVFKDELSSEAEYVLSDIAEIQEMIGTKSFPALVITIGDHGIFVDHSKYLSNPQGVVTAVEEEIAALK; encoded by the coding sequence ATGACCCAAGAACTGTTTACCGAGCTGCCTATCTCTGATCCTGAGACTCCTTTTTCTGAGAACTCTAGCAAGGATCTGTATTTTATCTTCGATTCTCATTGTCCATGGAGCTACGGGGCCACACCTTTGGTCAACGCACTTCATGAAGCTTACCCTGAGATGAATATCCACCTGCTGCATAGCGCACATTACAATGGCACAGACAGCGCGGGCGAAGAGCAGATGGAAGAAGTGGCGAAACTTACTGGGCTTAAGTTTGGCAGAGATCACATTCGTTACGTTAACAGCCCTAAGAGTTCGCTCAAAACGGCAAACTTGATGGGATGGATGCAGAGCAAGCAGCCTAAGAAAGTATTGGCAGTGCTCAATGCTTTACAAAGGGCGCACTTCATCGAAGGTAACCCGCTAGATACTAAGCATGACTTCAATGACGTGGTTGAAAAGTTCAAGTTGTCGCCCTCAAATAAAGTCTTCAAAGATGAATTGAGCAGCGAAGCCGAATACGTATTATCGGATATCGCCGAGATCCAGGAGATGATAGGCACGAAATCATTCCCTGCACTGGTCATCACCATCGGTGATCATGGTATCTTTGTCGATCACTCTAAGTACCTGAGCAATCCACAAGGTGTGGTTACAGCGGTAGAGGAAGAGATCGCCGCGCTTAAATAG
- a CDS encoding TonB-dependent receptor, translating into MKHALSYIALAVAGGCTPVMAAQLQGQITDINGAPIAGAHVSIDGGNKTTSDSQGQYQLTLTDNSHVHLHVSDDNYRHADHDLQIATGTVTQDVSLEQAMMENIVVTASPFLRSAMESTTPISVMTADQLKLNIEPSLGDTLEKLPGVQASHFGAGASRPIIRGMSGPRVLVLENGLSVGDASTVSADHAVTTEAGTAQQIEILRGPGSLLYGNGAIGGVVNVVNNRVHEESVDELSGNFGTHYVTGNNGRTVNGELNGGNGQFNWHLDGTHRNTDDFDIAGNAIEGQSDTQGSLANSQLKLDDYAAGVGYTGDDSFISISGARTESNYGIPGRGVEGDPDITIDLQKTAWQLHSGLLDPFSGVSKLRFDAGYTDYQHAEEENGDADTFFFNKQSEARLSINNTPWGEWQGVMGLHAIHRDFSVQGEEALTPDSKTDTIAAFIVQERKIDNFRIELGGRIEHYRLDPNTMDLQTGVQDYQPEGVSDNNMTLSAGVVWDFDPAYNLGLSIERAERSATAEELYSFGAHDATQSFEVGSQFKIENGNVIPNSDASDKEIANNIDLTLRKLEGAWTGSLSVAYNRINDFYYERDTGLNASDIGAEGDLPVYQFTQGDADLYSVEAQANIPFDDTWSLDLLSDYTRGKLVDGGNLPLMSPMRFGSTLNFDLQDWHAELGVMAYAKQTDTAENETETAGYALVDTAVTYHLGTEDGDLMFYVKGNNLLNQDARPHTSLLKEYSPLMGRSFMIGMNYDF; encoded by the coding sequence ATGAAACACGCTCTATCATATATAGCGCTAGCGGTTGCTGGCGGTTGTACACCTGTAATGGCGGCTCAGCTACAAGGTCAAATTACCGATATTAATGGGGCGCCTATCGCTGGCGCACATGTGAGTATCGACGGTGGTAACAAGACAACCAGTGACTCTCAAGGTCAATATCAATTAACGCTTACCGACAACAGTCATGTGCATCTGCATGTGAGTGATGACAACTACAGACATGCAGATCATGATTTACAGATAGCCACAGGCACTGTGACGCAAGATGTGTCACTCGAGCAGGCCATGATGGAAAACATTGTCGTTACCGCATCGCCTTTTCTGCGCTCGGCCATGGAAAGCACAACGCCAATCAGCGTGATGACGGCAGATCAGCTGAAACTGAATATCGAACCTAGCTTAGGCGATACACTCGAGAAGCTGCCCGGTGTGCAAGCCTCTCATTTTGGTGCCGGTGCCAGTCGCCCGATTATCCGCGGAATGAGTGGCCCTCGAGTGTTAGTGCTAGAAAATGGCCTTTCGGTGGGCGATGCCTCGACTGTATCGGCGGATCATGCGGTGACCACTGAAGCTGGAACGGCGCAGCAAATCGAGATTCTGCGGGGACCAGGCTCTCTACTCTATGGCAACGGTGCGATTGGTGGCGTCGTCAATGTGGTCAATAATCGAGTTCATGAAGAATCAGTCGATGAATTATCCGGTAACTTCGGCACTCACTATGTGACAGGCAATAATGGCCGCACGGTCAATGGTGAGTTAAACGGCGGCAACGGACAATTCAATTGGCATCTAGACGGCACTCATCGCAATACAGATGATTTCGATATTGCCGGCAACGCCATTGAGGGTCAAAGCGACACCCAAGGTAGCTTGGCCAATAGTCAGCTAAAACTCGATGATTATGCCGCCGGTGTCGGATACACGGGGGATGACAGCTTTATCAGTATATCCGGGGCTCGCACTGAGTCTAACTACGGTATTCCGGGCCGAGGTGTGGAAGGTGATCCCGACATCACCATAGATTTGCAAAAAACGGCCTGGCAACTTCACTCTGGCCTGTTAGATCCATTCTCTGGTGTGAGTAAACTGCGTTTCGACGCAGGTTATACCGATTATCAGCATGCCGAGGAGGAAAATGGCGATGCCGATACCTTCTTTTTTAACAAGCAAAGTGAAGCCCGCTTAAGCATTAACAATACGCCTTGGGGCGAATGGCAAGGCGTTATGGGCCTACACGCCATTCACAGAGATTTTTCAGTTCAAGGGGAAGAAGCACTGACCCCAGACAGCAAAACTGACACCATCGCGGCGTTTATCGTACAAGAGCGTAAAATTGATAATTTTCGTATCGAGCTTGGGGGTCGCATCGAGCATTATCGTTTAGACCCTAACACCATGGATCTACAAACTGGCGTACAAGACTACCAGCCCGAAGGCGTGAGTGATAACAATATGACGCTTTCAGCCGGTGTAGTCTGGGATTTCGATCCGGCCTACAACTTAGGCTTATCAATCGAAAGAGCCGAGCGTTCAGCCACCGCCGAAGAGCTTTACAGTTTTGGCGCACATGATGCGACCCAAAGCTTCGAAGTGGGCTCTCAATTTAAGATTGAAAACGGTAACGTCATTCCCAACAGTGACGCTAGCGATAAGGAGATCGCCAATAATATCGATCTAACCTTGCGAAAATTAGAGGGAGCATGGACCGGGTCTTTGAGTGTGGCCTATAACAGGATCAATGATTTCTACTATGAAAGAGATACTGGGCTTAACGCCTCCGATATTGGTGCAGAAGGCGATCTGCCGGTGTACCAATTCACCCAAGGCGATGCCGACCTCTACTCGGTAGAAGCCCAGGCTAATATTCCCTTTGATGATACCTGGTCACTGGATTTACTCAGTGATTACACCCGTGGAAAATTGGTCGATGGTGGCAATTTACCCCTTATGTCACCTATGCGTTTTGGCTCAACCCTTAACTTTGATCTTCAGGACTGGCATGCAGAGCTTGGTGTGATGGCTTATGCAAAACAGACAGACACTGCCGAAAATGAGACAGAAACTGCGGGTTATGCCCTGGTCGATACAGCGGTTACCTATCACCTTGGAACGGAAGATGGCGACTTGATGTTCTATGTAAAAGGCAACAATCTACTCAATCAAGATGCGAGGCCACATACCTCATTACTGAAAGAATACTCCCCACTGATGGGACGTAGTTTTATGATAGGCATGAACTACGATTTTTAA
- a CDS encoding sensor histidine kinase, with product MDKSKTHLFIWLTIGISLFVHAAALIISNTILELYVWPLPEAHSSIEMFGSAIALFLALLLIVFEKSGRGTSHNIEIACAMIAMGTLDGFHAIVEVGQQFVWLHSLATLAGGLLFSSFLLTKGGLSNNFKAPWITLALSILVGLISLVYSPLIPIMVIDGKFTLAAMGLNIVGGIGFFIAAFKLIKTNQKTNNINDLLFSMHCLLFGAAAIMFEQSALWDLAWWGWHLLRLMAYLVAVIFLILEGLVILKELKHYQRNLEATVLDRTQDLENANQNLNRALIELTATQDQLIQREKMASLGELVAGVAHEINTPIGVGVTSTSFLEQNVQRISRAYKANELSSEELESFIDTTEQTCELLTSNLRRAALLVSSFKLVAVEPSDVKMREFKVKEYLDGIIFSINDSVKDQRYSVILDCDPNLVIVSKPCTLSKIIRNLILNSVHHAFNFDGNDDSSKDAISKGLINISIECCDNEVHLIYRDNGIGLTDEQKQKIFNPFYTTSRNCGRVGLGAHVIYNQVLQGLKGSIEVSSKFNQGTRFDIRFNVKGKQTLLDNSI from the coding sequence TTGGATAAATCTAAAACGCATCTGTTTATTTGGTTAACCATAGGCATTAGTCTATTTGTTCACGCTGCCGCACTGATTATTAGCAACACAATTCTAGAACTCTATGTCTGGCCGCTGCCGGAGGCTCATTCATCTATCGAGATGTTCGGCTCTGCTATCGCCCTATTTCTTGCGCTCTTACTCATCGTCTTTGAGAAAAGCGGCCGGGGAACCAGCCACAATATTGAAATTGCCTGCGCTATGATAGCCATGGGGACACTGGATGGGTTTCACGCAATCGTCGAAGTTGGCCAACAATTTGTTTGGCTACACAGTTTAGCCACTCTGGCTGGCGGCCTGTTATTCTCCTCGTTTTTACTGACTAAGGGTGGCTTATCAAATAATTTCAAGGCACCTTGGATAACACTGGCACTTTCTATCTTAGTTGGCCTAATTAGCCTTGTATATTCGCCGTTAATTCCTATCATGGTTATTGATGGGAAGTTTACTCTAGCCGCTATGGGCCTCAATATTGTTGGCGGCATTGGATTCTTTATTGCTGCGTTTAAACTGATAAAAACTAACCAAAAAACCAATAATATTAATGACCTGCTCTTTAGCATGCACTGTTTGTTATTTGGCGCCGCTGCGATCATGTTTGAGCAATCGGCATTATGGGATCTTGCATGGTGGGGCTGGCACTTGCTCAGATTGATGGCATACCTTGTTGCCGTCATTTTTTTAATCTTAGAAGGTCTGGTGATATTAAAAGAGCTGAAACACTATCAGCGCAATTTAGAAGCCACCGTGCTCGATAGAACTCAGGATCTTGAAAATGCTAATCAGAATTTAAATCGCGCATTGATAGAGCTAACAGCCACCCAAGATCAACTGATCCAGCGGGAGAAAATGGCATCCCTTGGTGAGTTAGTTGCAGGCGTTGCCCACGAGATCAATACCCCCATAGGTGTCGGCGTCACCTCAACCTCTTTTCTTGAGCAAAATGTCCAAAGGATCAGTCGAGCCTATAAGGCTAATGAGCTGTCATCTGAAGAGCTGGAAAGCTTTATCGACACCACTGAGCAGACTTGCGAGTTACTCACCTCAAATCTGCGCCGGGCAGCCTTGCTGGTCAGCAGTTTCAAACTCGTTGCCGTAGAGCCTTCAGATGTGAAAATGAGAGAGTTTAAGGTTAAGGAATATCTCGATGGGATAATTTTTTCAATCAATGATTCGGTTAAAGATCAGCGCTATAGCGTCATCTTAGATTGCGACCCCAATTTAGTCATAGTGAGTAAGCCTTGTACGCTATCGAAAATAATCAGAAATCTTATTCTCAATTCAGTCCATCACGCATTTAACTTTGACGGCAATGATGACAGTTCAAAGGACGCCATTAGCAAAGGGCTTATCAATATCTCAATAGAATGCTGTGATAACGAGGTTCACTTAATATATCGGGACAACGGCATAGGATTAACTGATGAGCAGAAACAGAAAATATTCAATCCTTTCTATACCACTAGCCGCAACTGTGGCAGGGTCGGCCTAGGCGCACACGTCATCTACAATCAGGTTTTACAAGGGTTAAAAGGCTCGATAGAAGTCAGCAGTAAGTTTAATCAGGGGACCAGATTTGATATTAGGTTCAATGTTAAGGGCAAACAAACCTTGTTGGACAACTCAATATAA